In the genome of Triticum urartu cultivar G1812 chromosome 5, Tu2.1, whole genome shotgun sequence, one region contains:
- the LOC125507498 gene encoding two-component response regulator ORR42-like: MAFKAQGSSSVKALVVEDDTVQRMVLSTMLLQFECEITLAKNGKEAFDLFLEGKKFDIILCDKDMPIMTGPEAIVKIRAMGESDVKILGMSADDDAMEVFISAGADVFVPKPMKVEYLGSIIKEIINNKKNTMD, encoded by the exons ATGGCATTCAAGGCCCAAGGATCCTCCTCTGTGAAGGCGCTAGTTGTTGAGGATGACACCGTTCAAAGGATGGTCCTCTCGACAATGTTACTCCAATTTGAATGTGAGATTACTCTCGCCAAGAATGGAAAAGAAGCATTTGACCTATTCCTTGAGGGGAAGAAGTTTGACATTATTTTGTGCGATAAGGACATGCCCATCATGACTGGTCCTGAG GCAATTGTAAAGATTCGTGCTATGGGTGAAAGTGATGTGAAGATTCTTGGGATGTCGGCTGATGACGATGCCATGGAGGTGTTCATAAGTGCTGGTGCTGATGTTTTTGTGCCCAAACCAATGAAGGTTGAGTATCTCGGGTCTATAATTAAGGAAATAATCAACAACAAGAAGAACACCATGGACTAG